The nucleotide sequence aattagtattaataatttctactAGGCAATATCATTTAAGTGGGCGTGAAGGCCAAATAAATTATGGCCTCAACTCGTGTTATATCGGAATTGCACTTAGGACTCTGTTATtattaggtataataaaaacaattgcttATTCAGTAATAAAAGTTTCTATAGTAGTACTACTATACCGATGGAAGCGTGAAATTAAGTCCCATCGTAATAAATATCAGTTACAGTTCCGCAGGCaaagataattaatgtatatactCTCACCACATTGTGCCAGTACTTATTAATCTCCGATTTTGCTTGTATTATGCGGTACCAACGCTATGCTTTGATGGTGgcttaaaatgtaatttccttataataaaatataaatatatattattttctcataATCCGCAAGGGGAAGATACACTGACATCGTCGCCACGGTGGAAATTAATCCCAGAACGGCCCCTCTGAAATAGAtgttgtggtagtcgagcacgcttcggcatgaattgggccagctcccaccggggaagtaccacacccccacagaaaaccggcgtgaaatagtggcatgccactgtgtttcgtacattgagtgggggagccggaggcccgtatccttttcctcgcccGCCCCAGTcgattccttctttccagccgttaatcctttccttttcccttaccccataaaatcgggcagcgcatttgcagatgcactacctttgcgaatgttcatgggcggtgacgatcgtttaccatcaggcgaaccaccagctcagttgcccgctatgacataaaaaagatgaTATATGCAAAAACTGTCCATTGGTTTAAGTAcagatatagattaaaatgtgAATTAGCACATTAGGTAACTTGTTTCCCAGGTACTTTGCTTGATTACTCAGTTTTGTCCTCACCAATCTTGATATCTATGCCGACTGACGTCTCGTTAACTGTATAACATTTTGACAAGAGATTTTCATATCTTTtgttagtatttataaaacaaaagagcaataaagatgttttatttcatgtgtGGAGCAATAACTTGTCTAGTGATATCAGATACGCGTTACCCTAGTGACCTAGAGGTTAGAGGTACATTTACCTAATCTAGTCTCCTTGACTTTCAATTATCATTGcagcatttaatattattagcatcTTGTGATCGTTTTTACTTGAAACAACtagaaatttcattttattataactttggTTCTTTACATTTAGagagaaacaaaatatttatatgactccactaaaattaaaacaaaacatgacaattaaaatataataaaaataaaaaacaaaaagcagAGCTAAATGAGATAGCCTCTCAGCCTACGCCGCATCGCATATGCAATAATGTGTTCTCAGTGGCCAGTCTTTAACGAAGCGGCAATACGTCAAATTTATATGTTCAAAAGCAAAGAAAACGTTTAatacagtaaatattattaataaaaatactcatgAAAGGGTCAACTCAATTTCTGTAGTAACTATGTAACTTTTAGTCATAATGTCTATGAGATACCTTTTCACTTTCAATAGATATTACTTAATACTTTCACTGACGCAAAGCAATGTAAACCGTTCCAGATAAAATCTTGgttattgtacaaatattaatatgtcaaTATGAATGGAACATTTTGATTATCCTGAaattctatgtatttattataatcgataTTTACGATATTAGAGCATACAAGCTATTGGCTATTAGGTatctcaaaatattaaaaatcaataaattttgataatttataaaaatatacacgaAAATTCAagatatactatatatagcttatggactaatatttattgcacCAACTACGTaggtgtatatttatttcttttttttgctATAGACGGGCACTGAGTTGGTTgtccgcctgatggtaaacgatcaccacctaCCATGAACATTCGCTCTGTATGAACGTTTTCTGTGAGGGTTTGGCACttccccggtacgagctgACGCAATTCATGCCggagcgtgctcgactcccacatataaGATTTCTAACGAGAGTTTGATCACTGttcaaattattcttatatcgtactagcggtccgccccggcttgcccgtggtacatatatagcctataaacttcctcaataaatgggctatctaataaaactgaaagaatattttaaatcggaccagtagttcttgagattagtgcgttcaatcaaacaaactcttcagctttataatattagtatagattattgttaaatagttGCTCCGTTTTCAGGTAGTATGGAAACGGAAGAATTAATAGCAAGATAATAATGCCGGTATTAAGGAACGCCGACCATCCTGCGTCGAAGGCGACGGATTCTATTGCGTCGCGATATGTGGTTGCTGTACTGGGCTCTTGGGCGGCGGAAGcaggtatataattaaaatatttatgtatatttctattctttttttttgtatcgtaGGTACCATCTGGATTAAAgcactataattatttatttgcttgcAAGGCAATCTTGCTCgccgtaataaaattttaatacttagaAGAAACTATCTTGAAGGTGAGGGTGTAGCTACCGCCGGATCAGCCATAtcctttttttgtaatttttactgttatttGTTTAAGATTTCTGTTAGTTAGATTATTGGGACGGCTTTTGATAAATCTCTTTACTCTTTCTGTGGATCCCCAAACTAATTCTGATACAAGGCTTCCCTAAGGCAAGCTACACAGCTATACTAGTTGAATGTATAATGTACATTGTAATGTCAAGTTAATTATACGAGTAACTAGAACACTgaacattaacataataaagtatatatagttctgtataatatatctacactaTGTTACTATCTATTgagcaacattttattttattaccataaataaaacacataaagcTCACAAAATAACAgagtaaaattttgttataatttttagttttttacatatacaatacaacTGATAGtgcgttaataataatatattttcaaaatataagaatgcaataccattttatttttattatgcatCTTACgttctaattataaaataagacgAATTGATTCTATTTCAGCAACATATCCTTTCGATTTGACAAAAACAAGGTTGCAGATACAATCTGAAGTCGCCGCCGCTAAGCAATCTGGAATCAAGGTAAATTTCACATAATTACACCatagtttttcatttctttagtattctttaaaaatttattagagTAATTGTgcatttttatgcaatttaactttttatatttgttcgCTATGGTAACAATacgtgaaaaaatatataatatgaataccACAATCCAAAAAAGGCAACGAAAACGGCAgcgatattatattaatttcagaaATAATACCTAATGATCAGGCATTTGTGCTGTCATTCACTAAATGACGTCATAGACTAATGAatgccggaggcctatttccttctcctagcccttcccagtccattccttctttcctgtcatcaattctttccttatcccttttcccataaaagcgggcagcgcattctcagaggtctgagcctctgcgaatgttcatgggcggtggtgatcgtttaccatcaggcgaaccaccagctcagtttcccgctatgacataaaaaaaaagaatgacGCAAAATCGGGACTTAATACGAATacgtgtaattatatttttttattcgttacaAAGGCGCCTAGCAATAAATTGTCAATGGAATATAAAGTTATTGCATCAAATATACACTTATTTCTTCTTCATGGTTAACAGTagtaacattgtttttattatttactcaataaaatattttccatgcAGTGCTCTCTGAACTTACGACTCGACTGTTGAGATTGGTGTGAAAGATTTTCATTAGTAGAGGCAATTTTCGTCAAATATTACACTAGAACTACGCCGTCGTCCGCGTGTGCTtatatcatcattattatttacactcACAACGCTCAAATCTTTATTTTCGTTGTTATCAAAAAAGCCTCAAATATATACGACAAATGCactgatattttattgtttttgattaatattattaaatagaggattttcaaatcaaaaaaattttaagttaatcACCTGCCAAAAATGTAATTCAACTTACTGTCTCTTTTACTGGTCGCATTTACAAACGATTTGAGTTTTCAACTGATGAGGTTGAATaagattgaaatatttacaatggtTTTACCATAAATTGCTTTGTAGAATTCTCATTACCTTTCGATAGtataattctttaataatataacttataaataccATAAATTTCTAGTTAGAGAACCATGGAATGATAAAAACTGCGGTGGGAATAGCGAAGCAGGAAGGCGTGTTAAAGTTATGGAGCGGGCTGATGCCAATGTTCCAGCGACACGCAATTTACTCCGGTAGCCGATTGATTTTCTATGAACACTTTCGAAGTTATCTCAAAGACGAAAATGGAAAAGTTTCCTTGGGAGCTGCCTCTGTGGGTGagaaacttatttatttattttgtagatCATTcagatgtattttaaatatattattaattatatatagaggtttgtatagttatttttaacgaaTAGGTACGAAAAATACGAATGAGTGTGAGAGAGAGTGCGAAACAAGTAAATGAACTGAATTTTTAACTTTGAAGAAAATGGATTCTATCAATACGATCCgactgtaatatataaattaaggtTAAAGGTTGAATGCATTCATTATGTAAATGGTAATTTATTGGTAAACTAATTAGGTAGTCGGGAACCATTTGGGAACGCACAAGTCACGATGTTATGACGTCATTAGGCCAGGTTATTGTTCGGTTAATATAAGTGAGGGACGAAATTATAGGCGCCAATGTTAtattccttattttttaaacatcttatattaaaaaaatactcatcATTACACTGTAACTATGTTGTAATGactatatctatttttagttttcatttttgtttgcaaatataacacaaaattattattcataaattcaaaatccGGCCGGACGAggtttgttaaaatgttttgattatttcgttttatcaATGGCCATGAGTAGTTGATAAAGAATTAATAGTATGTGCGGTGTTATTGACCTTCAATTcgatgtttaattttgtaatacgGTTCGTTTTATCATTCAcattgtttgtataataatagtacTATCTTGATTATTTGTTAAGCAATACAGATACAGATATTAACATTCTTTTGAAggtgaaaatgtaatttaaagtaaaaagtttatatagaAAGAGGCAGGTACGtcttttgttttgatataaacTTGGATACAGTGtatcattatatttgatttacttttttaatgtcGTTTAGgtataaacacattaaaaagttCGATTTCCAAAGTAAATATCAGCCACGTTTACAATACgacgtatttaattataggaGTCGAAACCAAAACGAATGCAGTTTGCAGTTGGATACAATCACACATCGCAGGCCGCAGCTGTGCCCATGCACGAGCACGACACATTTCATTACAGTTTGcttgatatgtattttttatttgctttggGGAGTGCCTCCGGGACTTTGAATCTGCATTATGCGCCCCTTTATAGGTGCTCTGAGCATCCtggggttttttaataaatactaagtatttatttctaacgTCGTGTAACTAGCTAGGTGGTCTACGGGGCGAGACGGTGATGGTTCTATATCCCCTATTATTGCACAAATTATGACAAAATTTATGATGAAATGTGTTctagtagatatatttttaaataattgctcTTGTTTACGGTGTAAAAAGACTTTACGACAACATGTTGTAAGAAGCCTATAAAAACGaactaattttataacgtgtctataaaataaacgtttaattgGCGCGAAGTCCGGCAGGCGGGCTGGCTGCGGGTTCCCTCGCGCAGCTGATTGCGTCGCCAACAGACCTGGTGAAGGTCCAGATGCAAGCTGAGGGTAGGAGGTTGCTGCAAGGGAAGCCGCCCAGGTTCTCCAACTGTAGGCAGGTGTATGTAATGCTGTATGCGGAGGGCGGCATCAAGGGGTTTTGGAGAGGTATATtttgtaactatttatttatatactgtattaaaatttttagacaTGCATTTCTAAATTAATGTTCCTAAAATGACAatgcaattattttgaaatccaaggcatttttgaaaataacccaattattttaaaattttctaatctTCTACAATTTGTTGATAACTTCAGTCTAATCtgttgattttaatttcatttctacgaaaataattatagtagtCAATTCTATTCTACAAATGATTATcacaaaacatttatcaaccaacttcaaaaaaggaggaagttATAAATTCGTCtgttttttgtctttattagctcataactttttactggctgaaacgatttttattatttttaatttgaaatctgGTGCCTGCCGTTTGGTCCCGTTTAAACtctagttctaacaatttgagGTGGTATAgctttgttaaaaatgtttattcctCTAAATACCTCCAGGTGCCGTGCCAAACGTGCAAAGAGCAGCGCTAGTCAACATGGGTGACCTGGCGGCGTATGACTTCACAAAGCAGTTCCTTATCCGGGAGTTCGGGATGGCCGACAACGCTATAGTGCACGGCGCGGCTGCGTTTACAGCTGGTTTTGTGGCTGCTGTTATGGGAACTCCAGCCGACGTGATGAAGACGAGGCTTATGAACCAACCTGTGGGCCCGGATGGCAGGTGATTTTGGTTCTAtcttttttacacgctttttattagcttcacctgtatgtttgtttgtttgtatgtttgtttgtttgtatgtttgtttgtttgtaactgacttctttgggcgcgattttgacccactttaaacggccagatttcgttcaaactttgtagatttattgaggaccgatgacaatacactaatttgataaaattattccagttttcaatttgcaaaatatgatttttgttaaagcgtgttttatagtttttttaaactattatattttattaaagattgcATATACAACGTATTCTATACAATAGAACTAACGTACTCATCATGTATGTAGTTATTGTGATCCGATTACctgtttttaattgaaaaagaaacaaacattcattctTTCATCGATACATTATTCTTCATttggttttatatatagagaaaacttttatatatatatatacagaaagTGTTATTGTCATAGAACTTAACAAGACATTCAATGATTATAGGAATTTTGTCGTTCTTGAGTATAGTAATGTCTGTTCTTCCTTTttagttgaaaaaaataattttttatcgacAAGCAATAATTAAGGTCGACTATACTGTTACGATCGTGagcttgtaatattaatttgtggccacgataatttaatagttgagtcattttttaataaattatttattccgaTTGTTCAGCTACAAAGTTGTTAACTTCTCTTGTTACAAAaagcttatttaattatttacgatAGTTTATTGAGATATTTCGGATAAAAATCCAAACGATAAAgttatataacacaatatcAAAGTATTGTCAAAATACTGCATCCTATTGCATATAATCTATCACAAAATAAACCAACGCCTATTTCCAAGAAAGCCATACGTGCTATTCAAACACGCGTATAACAATAATCATGGAAACGTACCGCAACTAATCAATACTCGTGCAcgaaatcaatattttcacGAGATTGCATAGTACTAAGTGTAAAGTAGGTGAATAGTGCGGTAGAGGTCACATAACGGGGTCAAAGTCGCGTGGCGCGAACATACGTAGGTCTCCTTTCCCTTTCATTCCAAATACTCCAGACCTTCGGATGCGATGTTAGACTTTAACATTGTTGTTGTTTGGGAATTATTCTTTGTTAGTTTTGTGCATATGACTAATTTTCGTTTAGGAGAATACAGTTCttaatatgtatctataatatactagATACTACAGTCCGTATTAACTATTTATGCTAAGTAATTTTTGATAGCCTTCACTTCATAAGATGGGAAAAATATGGTTTATGcaacacatttttttcaaatatctatactaagGACATGAAATCATGACAATGTAAAAAATCGTGGATAATATAAGAGACCTTAACGTATCGTCTAAGCCTTCATGTAGGATTAAAAACGGACAAATTTATTGAATCCATATTCCATACACTTACttcaaataatttccttataaatattctttagttttttcagatattgaatatatacttaataccactaatatttattttataaaatatatcgatcgattgataaaatatataagcatatacgtttttttttatctatacctGCCAACATGTAAAACTTACGTTCACGTCTATACAAAACTTGTTCCAGGGGTACGCTCTACCGCGGAATGATCGATTGTTTACAGCAGTCGGTCCGGAACGAGGGCATACTGTCCCTTTACAAAGGGTTCTTGCCTCTGTGGATGCGACTGGGCCCTTGGGCGCTTATAAACTGGATCGCTTTTGAAAACATCATGCTGGCTATTGGAGGACACACGTTTTAGAGctttcaattgattttttatatgttgttattgttaaacCGGCTATCAGATAGAATGATTTGTagtttgtttgatattttacaatagattgtgatattttttcataagttACTTTTACAAAGAATTGAAGTTGAAacctttaaatacaaattcacTCATactgcaaaatatattaatatgttaaatgtcattattttatattttgcaaaaaaatacgCTATGCATTTTATGATCATATTAATCAGATAAGAATTAAGCAATTTTAGTTTCTACTAACACTTTTCTTCAACTATTACAGTAAACAGTAATGCAATTGTTCTCTCAATACAACCACGAATTGAAaccatgaataatttaattggttAAATATATAGGCAGTCTTTATACAAATGCGTACGACTTagtaaaatagttttagtaGTCTTCTATTGTCGCTTTTTAATACCGAATAGGTACATACCGATATACAAATGtgattaacaattaaattcctcaatatttatcatattacataCTTCTCAcattgcaataattttaactgTGATTCAGTAATTGTAAAtgcgtataaaatatacttctaaatgtacaataaatttgCGTTAAGTGACGTAACCGATTCCATACGCTAACGCTATTgcgaataattataaattcatataatgaCGAACCTTAGCTACGCTCCGCTGTGactatgatattaattttaattggagCGAGTCTCGCAAATTGCGTTTCCGTGGGAAAAGGggattatttgaataaaaaaataatacaaaaatgcaaCGGCagatacaaattttttatacatagctATGTGGtaagaataaatgtttgttacttatttGTTGAAACTGGAATGTTGATATGCGTTTAGTGCAAATGATACGCAGAATtcgctttaaatatttataaatagttatttagtCATAGTTGTTATTGTGTGTTGTTGGGCAAGTAGTACctatttattgtgataataaatatatttattgttgagatttatgtttttcatttgtcCAATAGTTGATTCCATGAGTTATACCaaggattaaataaaacgcaaagtacaatattaaatttattagtaaaaaatattatacatcttCCACAATATTGGAGAATcataacttaattattttaaatattttgattataatagattataGCACttccaatttattaaaacatgccGACTTACATCTACAGCGAGAAGCACATTAGACAATTGTTTAGCATTTCCGTCTCACTTGATAGATCGACACACCGCTCATCTTACAATATCTACGTATAGTAAACACATTCAAATGCCTTATCGGGGaacatttagatttttaaacattaatatatgcaAAGAAATGTCATCCTAACTTACAACGACCGCGACGGTCGTCAATTTCTAAGTTCTATCAAGTATATTTCgataaatatagtaattttgggtacattacaataacaaaaataaatatctacattGAATTAACGAGCACtcaaagttattaatttccaAGTCTTGACTATAATGTTATACGCTAACTAAGTACAATGACACCGCCGAGTGCCACGTCGTTACGCTGCCGAATTACTTGCGTTCCATTATTATCGTATTTATTCCAGTAGTCTACAAACTACCGCGTccttactttaaaattttatattaaggttaaaatttgaaatattagttgatattatcattatcattatttactcGTATCCATTAATCGATAAAACACTAAAACGGGTAACAAAATCGTCTCCAAATAACACATCGAAAGCGTTAAAAGCGCAATTgcgatataaaaattttctaaaaaatccTCGCTGTACAAACCGTTCTATAAAACGTCGccgatataaaaaagaaacgtcCACGcgaacaataatataatatacggGACTCATAATTTGTGCGAAACACAAATCCACCGCGGCCTAAAGCTATAAGGAAAAGCTTCGGGGACACTCGTAATACGTCGTACACTTTAGCATAGTAACACTAAACTGGATTACATAGttttgcatataatattatatgaaagtaAAAACCGCGCGAACTTAACAACTATTACCTTAATTAACGTGTATAATGGTAAATGTTTATGAGCATTACTAATATGGGGATAAATAATGGTCATACTTTAAATCACATGTATGAAAATCTGACGGAGCAATTCagccataaaaaaacaaactgatTTGATCCCACGCACTATTACtaagcatatatatatttcaaaaactaaaataacattctGGCACGTATAAGCGGACATATTATCCCTAATGACCTCTTCACACCGACCGAAAGCTAAGACCGCACTGATCAGACCACGCTTCCAATCGTGTACGTCGAGGCCCTAAAATTCGCGATAAATTAATTcgtaatgcaataaaattttgtactacCAGAAATTTTGGATGCCATCGCGTCGCGACAAGGCATTGTCCCGATTCGAAATGAATTTAGACGTCGCGAAACTTATAGTAATTATCATAGCTGACATGAAGCACCATAAAACATCaaactttatttgaaataagacTACCTGGCTAACGGCATTTCGATAATATAAACCGTATCGCTATTTACAAGCCCACAAGAACAGATTAATGGCCGATGCATGTATTACAAGATCGAGATTTGTCACAAAACAAATTCGACGTAAAAACTTGAGCTCCATTATTTTGCATCGAATGTATTTCGTACTTGTTGAGGAAACTTTAATGATGTGTCTTAGCTAGATGTCCactaatgattattataataatttatatagttttaatgatAGTACATATAACAAACGTCGAACAATATAGAGGaatatacacacacaaactGCGAAATGTATTTGTTGACTCGTGACGTCACAAGTCCGAAACTCACATTCTATTGGCTGGGATTTATATCTATCCCAATTGACCACGATCAGTCAACTAATTTTCGCCAAGAACACAAATACATCGCGTTTGTGCATATATCTCCTTGACAATCATCGCACATAGCACGGTTCACACGCTAATTTCAAACTGGGACATACATTTGTCATTTGACACACTTCACAATATTCGGCACACAGTGGACCGATTTTGCAATGTTCAAATAGATAGTGATTTTTTCCAGCAAAATTCAAAACACGGCTAGGAAGCTATTCCTATTCAATTCTTTGCCTACCTGGCTCATCGTATAACCACTGTTTATCTGAACATTGGAAAACGTCGGTGATTTacgcaaatttatttttgcgtTAACAACGCAATCCGCCTCATTGGATTGATGGAGAAGTTTTAAAACAGCACATAGTTAATTTTCGagcgataaataattatgtgctGAGATAAAACAAAGGGGAAGTTTTTAGGGCTGGGGTTTTGTGGATTGATCGTTTTACTTTCAACTGGTGATTAGACTTTTAACGAAGcatacacaatatatattttatagtttatggTACAATACAGAAAGGTGTGatatgatttcaataaaaaaataatgcaattaaattgcatattacacttgcatattttatcc is from Zerene cesonia ecotype Mississippi chromosome 15, Zerene_cesonia_1.1, whole genome shotgun sequence and encodes:
- the LOC119832685 gene encoding mitochondrial uncoupling protein 4, whose protein sequence is MPVLRNADHPASKATDSIASRYVVAVLGSWAAEAATYPFDLTKTRLQIQSEVAAAKQSGIKLENHGMIKTAVGIAKQEGVLKLWSGLMPMFQRHAIYSGSRLIFYEHFRSYLKDENGKVSLGAASVGGLAAGSLAQLIASPTDLVKVQMQAEGRRLLQGKPPRFSNCRQVYVMLYAEGGIKGFWRGAVPNVQRAALVNMGDLAAYDFTKQFLIREFGMADNAIVHGAAAFTAGFVAAVMGTPADVMKTRLMNQPVGPDGRGTLYRGMIDCLQQSVRNEGILSLYKGFLPLWMRLGPWALINWIAFENIMLAIGGHTF